The genomic segment TCATCAATCGTCCCACGCTGTCGGTCGACTCGCTCTGTACAAAGTCGTACAGCACACCCTGGGCATCCAGCTCTCGCTGTAGTTTCTCCCAGCGCTTGTGTGTTCTGAAAAAGACTTTCTTGGGACAATACAGTACGCCCCATCTTGTTTCTTCCACTGCCATGATAGTGATTTTTTAGGTATCAAACAAATTGTGTGTACAAAGGTACAATATTATTTTGAATCCGATGATAAAAAAGTAAGAAATTTGCAAAAAAAATCCCGCTACGGTCAATTGACTTTCGCGGGATTCATAATGAAAGGAGGAGTGGTACCTCCAGGAATCGAACCGGGGACACACGGATTTTCAGTCCGATGCTCTACCAACTGAGCTAAGGCACCATTGAAAGTGTGTTCCTTTCATTTGCGGGTGCAAAGGTACAAAGAAAAAATCAACTGGCCAAATTTTTACTTGAATAATTTGCAGTTTTTAAGAATTTTTCCGCTAATATGCTTGTTCGTGCACGCCTTTTACGGCTCTTCCGCTGGGGTCGTTCATGTTTTTGAAGGCAGCATCCCATTCCAAGGCGATGGCTGTCGAGCAGGCCACAGAGGCCTCGCTAGGCACGCTCATGGCTGCAGAATCGCTGGGGAAGTGCTCTGCAAAGATAGAACGATAGTAGTATTCTTCCTTGTTCTTTGGTGGGTTGATGGGGAACCTTTTGGCAGCATGCGCCATCTGTTCGTCAGTGACGGCCTCTGAAGTGATCTGCTTCAAGGTATCAATCCAACTGTAGCCCACGCCATCGCTAAATTGCTCTTTCTGACGCCAGGCAACCTCCTCAGGCAGCATGTCGGTAAAGGCCTCGCGAACGATTTTCTTTTCAATCTCAAAGCCGGATTCTCCAGAATCTCCGGATTTCTTTGGACCACACATTTTTGCTGTTGGGTTGGTGCGCATGGCCACATCCAGGAACTCCTTATCGAGGAAAGGCACGCGACCCTCAACGCCCCATGCACTGAGACTCTTGTTGGCGCGCAGACAGTCGTACATATAGAGTTTTGAGAGTTTGCGCACAGTCTCCTCGTGAAACTCCTTGGCCGACGGGGCCTTGTGGAAATACAGATAGCCACCGAAAATCTCGTCGGCACCCTCGCCGCTGAGCACCATCTTGATACCCATCGACTTGATGACACGTGCCAGCAGATACATAGGTGTTGAGGCACGCACCGTGGTCACGTCGTAGGTCTCGATGAAATAGATCACGTCGCGGATAGCATCCAGTCCTTCCTGAATGGTATAGTTGATTTCGTGGTGAACAGTACCGATATGGTCGGCCACAAGCTTGGCCTTGGCCAGGTCGGGCGCACCCTTCAGTCCCACGGCAAACGAGTGCAGACGAGGCCAATATGCCTTGGTCTTCGAGTCGTCCTCAATACGCATCTCACTGTATTTCTCGGCGATGGCAGAGATGACGCTTGAGTCGAGTCCACCAGAGAGTAGCACGCCATAGGGCACGTCACTCATCAGCTGACGCTTCACAGCATCCTCCAAGGCATCGTGAACAGCCTCCACAGAAGCAGGATTATCCTTCACGGCCTCATATTTAAACCAGTCGCGCTTGTAGTAGCGCTTCATGCCAGGGTCGGCACTCCAATAATAATGGCCAGGCAGGAATGGCTCGTAGTGCTCACACTGTCCTTCGAGCGCTTTCAGCTCAGAAGCCACATACACCTTGCCGTCGGCATCGCAGCCGATATAAAGAGGAATCACGCCAATGGGGTCGCGAGCAATGAGGAACTCGTCGGTCTCCTCGTCGTAGAGCACGAAGGCAAAGATGCCACTCAGGTCCTCGAGGAAGTCAACACCCTTCTCGCGATAGAGTGCCAGGATTACCTCACAGTCGGAGCCCGTTTGAAACTCATACTGTCCTGCATAGCGGCGGCGAATGTCCTGATGGTTATAGATCTCGCCATTCACAGCCAGCACCTGCTTCTTGTCTGGCGAGAACAATGGCTGACCACCCGATTCTGGATCCACGATGCTCAGACGTTCGTGAGCCAGAATAGCACTTCCGCCAGAATAGATGCCACTCCAGTCGGGTCCGCGATGGCGGATCTTCTGACTCATCTTCAACGCTTGTTCACGCAGCTCGTGTGTCTGCTCCTTGACATTCAATATCGCAACGATTCCACACATAATGCTTATCCTTTCTCTTACTTTTGTTTACTCCAGCTGGCAATACGGTCCAGCGCTTCTTCTGTTTTCTCATGACTGCCAAAGGCCGTGAAACGCACGTAGCCCTCGCCGGCAGGACCAAAGCCCACGCCAGGCGTACACACCACGTTGGCTCCATAGAGCAGGTTCTCGAAGAACTTCCACGATGATGTTGGTGCCATGCCGCCCACCTCTTTCTGGAATGTATCGGGTGTGCGCATCCAGATATATGGCGCATTCTCACCACCATAACACTCAAATCCCAGTGAGCGCAGGGTGCTGAGCATCTTCTTGGCATTCTGCATGTAATAGTCGATAGTGGCCTTCACCTGCTCCTTACCCTCAGGTGTGTAGATAGCCTCGGCCGCACGCTGACTGATATAGCTGGTGCCGTTGAACTTGGTGCACTGGCGACGATACCACAATGGGTTCAGGGCGATGCGCTCGCCTGTGAGTGTGGCAGCCGTCAGGTCCTTGGGCACCACCGTATAGCCACAGCGGATGCCAGTGAAGCCAGCCGTCTTTGAGTACGAGTGGAACTCGATGGCGCATTTACGCGCACCACGGATTTCATAGATAGAGTGGGGTATCTTGTCATCCTGAATATAAGCCTGATAGGCAGCATCAAAGAAAATCAGCGCATCGTTCTTCAGGGCGTAGTTCACCCATTTGCGCAACTCCTCGCGAGTGATGACCATACCCGTTGGGTTGTTGGGATAGCAGAGATAGATAACATCCACGCGACGCTTGGGAATCTCAGGCACAAAGCCGTTCTCAGCGTTGCAGGGCATGTAGATCACATTCGACCACTTGCCGTCCTCCACCGTTCCTGCGCGACCAATCATCACGTTCGAGTCGATATACACGGGATAGATGGGGTCTGTCACGCCAATCGAGTTGTCCCAGCGAATCAGTTCCTGGATATTACCAGTATCACTCTTGGCACCGTCGTTCACGAAAATCTCGTCAATGTCCAGGTGGATGCCGCGTGGCAGGAAGTCGTTCTTCAGAATAGCTTCGCGCAGGAAGTCGTAACCTTGCTCAGGACCATAACCACGGAATCCCTTTGCCGTAGCCATCTCGTCGGCAGCCTTGTGCATAGCCTCTACCACAGCAGGGCACAGGGGTTGTGTCACATCGCCAATTCCCAGCGAGATAACGTCAGCCTTGGGGTGCATCACTTTGAAGGCATTCACCTTCTTGGCAATATCTGCAAACAAATAGTTGTTTGGCAGTTTCAGGAAATGTTCGTTAACTAATGCCATATTCTTTTTGCTATTTCGTTTTTATTCTATCTCTCCGTCAAATACAAATGTTGCAGGACCAGTCATATAAATGTGATTGTCACGCTCGCGCCATTCGATGCTCAGCACGCCGCCGTCCATCGCAATCTGCGAGGTGCGACCAGCCTTGCCTGTCAGGACTGCTGCCGCTGCTGTGGCGCAGGCACCTGTGCCACAGGCCTGCGTGATGCCACTGCCGCGCTCCCAAACACGTGTGCGGATGGTGCCGTCTTCCTCGATGCGAGCCAATTCGATGTTGCAGCGCTGGGGGAATGCTGGATGATATTCCAAAGAGTGTCCAGTCTCGCCCACCTGATCAACATTCTCTGTAAAGATGACGTAATGCGGATTGCCCATCGACACAAACGTGCCCTTGTCCATTCCGCGAGAATCGACGAACTGTGTGGGCACATCGAAGGCAGGCTCGCCCATATCCACGGTGACGCTCTCCACGATGTTGCCGTTCACATGCAGACTCAGCACCTTGATGCCCGATAGCGTCAGCAGTCGAATCTCTGTTTTTGTAGTGAGGCCCCTCTCATAGACATATTTGCCGATGCATCTCGAGGCATTGCCACACATCAATGCTTCACTGCCGTCGGCATTGAAGATGCGCATGGTGAAGTCGGCCTCTGGCACAGCACTCTTGCCAATCAGCACCAAACCGTCAGAGCCGATGCCCTTATGCCGGTCGCTCCATTTAATGGCTGCCGTCTTGGGGTCGTCAATGGGGTGTTGCGACACATTAATATATATATAGTCGTTGCCGCAGCCGTGCATCTTTGTAAAGGGTATCCTGCTCATCTTACTTTCTCTATATATGTTTTCGGTTGGCAAAGGTAGCGCAAAAAACGTAAATCACCAAAAAACTTGTTGCTTTTGGAAACATCGCAAAAAGGAAAAGTGACAATCTGTTACTTTTTTCTTGAATTATTGTTGTTTTGTAACTTTCATTGTATTTTCTCACGCCTTTTTGTTACAATTCGTAAAATTAATACGATTGCATGGAGATATATTCAAACTATTTATGTACCTTTGCAAATAGTAATCATTAAAATTTAAAAGAAATGCAAGAAATTAAGATTTATCATTCTGTCTGGAGAACGCTTCTTCTTTTGCTTTGTGGTGCTGCATTCACGTATGCCAGTGTAATGATCCTCATGGATTCTCGAACAAATTTTTTCATGAATATAATCGCTGTTATAGGTGTTGTTTTCTTTGGCTTGGGCTCTCTCTTCATGCTGATTATGGTCGTCAGGGAGCGACTAGCCCATCAGCCATTCATGACCATCACAGACAAGAGCGTCATTGTTCGTGGAACGAAAGCCTTTGTTGTTAACTTCTCGGATGTGCAGTCCTTCAAGATGATTCATGTGGGATCGCAGAAGTTTGTTGCCATCCATTATAAACCTAACGTTGAAGTTCAGAAAATGGAGGATGCCAGTTTCTTGGGTCGTATGGTTCGTCGAATTAATATGGGAGTTGGAGATGCTCAGGAGCATCTGGGTACCACTGGAATGAGCATGAAAATAGAGGAACTGTTCAGCATCCTGAACGATCGACTGAAACAAGCATAAGGAAAAAACATAGATGAAAAGGGGTTGGCATCACGCCAACCCCTTTTTCGTCAAAACAATAGCTTGGTATATCAGAAATGAATGCGAATCTTATTTGTTTTTCTCCCTGAGGTGCTCCTCATATTCTGCCAACTCGCGCTCGCCAATGTCGTCGCCGAAGCACAGCGAGAAGCCTACCACCACCCAAAGGACGGAGATCAGTCCCATGGCGATGAACGACTGCAGCATGGTGCTGATCACGTTCTTCGCTCCCACCATGCCGCCATAGAAGAACGACAGTCCAGGGGTCATCATCAACACGAAGATAGTGGCCGTCATCAGGATCATCCAACGTTTCTTTATCTTCATAACGCTTTCCTTTTATTTGTAATTTCGGCCGCAAAATTACATCAAAATGACAGGAAACGCGTCTCTTTGCTTCTTGTTTGATTGTTAATTCCGTTGTTTTCTGTCAATCTGTAATAATAAACACGCTAATTGGCGCCGTTTTGCTTTCATTTGTCAAAATACGGCACCAATTTGTTACAGATTGTCACAAAAGGGAAATCAGAATCTTTCTTTAAATTACTAATTTTCATATTGACAGAATAAAACTTCTTACGCCCCTTTCTCTTTCATACATACTTCCAAAACTTCCTTCGCATCTCGTTGTAATGTCTTGGCCCATCGCAGCCCTTCCCCATGGTCACCATAAGCTATAATGTTGACATCTGTTTGTATAACAATGCTGATAATCTTTATTGCATCGTCATATTTGCCATTATGATACAGGGCATTAGCATAGTCGTAAGCCACTAGCATGTCTGCGGGTTCCTGCTCATAGGCCTCTTCTGCATATCGTAACGATTCGGCATATCTCTTCATGTCTGCCAGATGTTCTGTGAGGAGTGTCTTAAGGTAATACTCACGTGGGAACTCGCGACTTTTTCTTTTCAGGTATGACACCAAAGCCTGCTCGTCAGATTTCTTCTTGGCGAGCATTCTGTTTATCCTATTCCACTGCTTTGGAGGTACCCAACCAATATCATCATCCTCTGAGGAGGAGTCTGGTATAGTACAATAGGTGAGCCTTAAAAGAAATTCCTTCGTTTCTTTCAGGGTGAAATCACTCTCCAAACCTTTTCGCCTGCAAGCAAGGTGCTTTTCCATCTCTTCCTTCGCCTCTGCCATTCTATCAAGAGAATCGAGACATATTGCCTTATAGAATCTGGCATCATTCATCACGGATTGAGCCCATTTGATGCCCCATCCCTTATCAGCCACAGATGTTATGTCTGCACAGAGTAATTTGTCCCATACTTCGATTGATGCGGAGTTATCTTCTAATGACCACAGGATTTTTCCCAACGTAAAGAGCATTAACGGATAGTCTGAGTCAATCTCTTTTGCTTTCATCGCAAAAGTCAGAGCCTCCTCGTCTTTTCCGAGGTTCCACAGTACGTTCGCCATTTGCGTGAGCAGATAGACATTATCCGGCTCTGTCTGCAGAGCCTTCTTCAGAAGTCGTTTTGCCTTCGCGAATTCTTTATGTTTTATCAATGTAACGAGTTCTTTCATCACTTATCTATCTTCAGTTTTATCAATTCATCACATGCATTTTCTATATCAGCAAAAGCTTCAGAAGACGAAATATCCAATCCCATTGTCTCCCTTAGAATCCCAATCAAGCACTTCCGTAGTTCATCCTTTGATTGTAAACTCGATTCTATTAAATCAACGTAATTGATATACTCATCTTTTGCAATATCCTCAGGAACGCCTATTGGATTCCATTTTGTAAGAAATGAAAGAATTGCTTGTTTTGTTTCTATTTTCCTCCACAATTCTTCAAAGACAGCTTTATCTATGTACTGAACGTCAAAGTAATCTTCGTAATTTTGAAGAGTAAAGTCATTGTCCACCCAGTATCCGAGATTCTTTTGGAAAGGACCTAAGACAATAACATGTCCATCCTTGTTCAAACCTATCTCACGGTTGGTATAATCATTCTCTTCGTCATACTCAATAAACCATGTTTCGACATCATCGTATTTGGTGTCGAAATCAGGATTGGCCTTGGGAATAAACTTCTCCAAAAGCCATACAAGTATTTTTTCAAGAGCAGAGGTTTTGGTACTCTCCTTTCCCTCTTCTGAGGGTATTTTAAACTTCAGGTACTTCATAATCTCCCATCAGACTTTTTCCATTCCATAGCAAGATCTGTAAGACGGTACTTCTGATCTGGCCTTTTGGGTTGATTGGGATATTTACGTTCTATACTGCCGTCTGCAAGTGCAGGAGTAATATAACTATCCTGAATGGTTTTACGTCTTACAATGCCACATAAATTCATAATCTCTTGTACACCAATATACTCGCTGCTCATTACGGAAATCAATTTTTCTACTTGGGCGGTACTTGGGCGGTACTTGGGCGGTACTTGGGCGGCACTTGGGCGGTCGAACTCATTTTCTGAAGTCCACTCTGCCATCAAAGTAGTCTTTAGAATGAAGGCATCGGCATGGAATGATGGGATAGCGCAACCTTTTGTTTCCAACTCATTACAGATACGGTCAATACCCTCGCCAAACTCCTTGACATACTTGTAAGCCTTAAGGTATTGGGCAATTTTGGGATTGCGAGAGAAATGGGTATGACGAATGTTGTCTGGTCGCACCAGCCCAGGTAAATCGCCAGGAGTCTCGAAAACGATACGGTCGTCGAACATCTTTATTTGAATCTCAGTTCCCTTGATGTTGTAGGCTCTGTGGCAACAACTATTAACCACCATCTCTTGTATGGCATACTTTGAATAGTTGCGACGAGTGACGAACTGTCCATGTTCACCAAGGAAGGAATGTTCGCGAACCTGTGTCTCCAGATAGTCAATCGTGCTTCTTACTTGCTGAAGAATAGCTCCTTCAAACGTCACATCTTTGACTACGTTCATTTCCCTGCCAACTTTTTCCTCTTTCCCCTCGTAGCGGATGAAACGGGTACGGGCACGAGGGAAGAAACGTTGTGGATTCTTTCCAAAGAGAAGGATGCAGGCTGTACTTATCTTCTGTTGTCCATCTATCTCTGCCACAAAATCATTATTCTCTCTAAGAAACTCCATGCCCGACTTTCCATAGCCAATGACACTCATGTAATCATTGACGAGGTTCATGTCTATATCATCCATCGTGGCACCATAAACGTCCTTGTCTTCGTAGTAGCGTTCCCCTTTGTCATAGAGAAGTTGCATGCGCTCATCGAAGCTAAGTTTCTTACTTTTGTCACCTACACGCATAAAGCACTCGTCAGCCTGATTGGTATGAAGCTGGCTGCTTGCAGGAATATGCATAAGCAGAATGCGATTCTCCTTACCACTATGGTCCGTGCAAGGCAGATACTCGCACTTCACTTTGACAGACGGGTTGCAGAAGTCGAAAGGAACGCGAAGCAACTCATTCAGTCGTTCCTCATTCCCATCAATGCCTTCTACTCTTCGTGTTTTGTCAGAAACACCAATAGCAAGTACGCCACCATCTGCATTAGCCATAGCCACAATTGGTATTGCCAATGCTTTGGGGTCAATCTGAATGCTCTTACAGTCGAATGTCTGAGATTCCTTGCGTGCCTGTATTTCTTCTATTGTCTTCATTTAAACTGTTTTCTCTTGATCAAAGGGGAGATTCTTATGATTAATTAATCGCTTTTGATTAGCAAATGCAAAGGTACATATTTTTTATCTATTAGAGAAATTTTTATTTAAGAAGTTCGTAAATCGTTAAACTACATGTTCTTTCTTTGTTTCTATAGGCGGAGATCAGGGGCATCTGTCCCGACTGTGCATGATGAAAGACTGCTATGTCTGATTGCCAGAAATCAAATAGTATCTGTCCCTATGATCTTCAAAAGGAAACTTGTGTTTTCTTTTTATGATGTTTACGAGTGGTAAATATGATGTTTACGAGTGGTAAATATGATGTTTACGTGTGGTAAATATGATAGTTACATGTGAAAAGTATCATCAATACAGATATACAGATATACAGATGAAATTTAAAAATTCTACGCGTACATGCGTGCGCATGTACGCGAATAACTCTTAGAAAACATCTGTATCATCTGTATCTGTATGTTTGGTCTCCTGCGCTATGATGCTGCGAATTACTGTGGCAAGTGCGGTAAGCTGCTGTTTTGTCATTGTCTAAGTTTTGTTAATTTGATTTTTAATATTTTTTCGATGTGCGAAATTAATAATTATTTTTGTGAGTATCTGACATAAGTGACACACAAAGCTAAAAAATGCGAGACAAAACGTAAACAATTAAGATTTTTTTAATGGTTTTCGAAGATCAAACAAAAGCCCACAATGGATTATTCTTGACCGTGTCTTTTCCAAGTTCCACACAATAGGCATGAAGCTGCAAAAAGGAGAAAAAGTCATCAGCAATAATCTCTGCATCTTCATATATGCCTTCGTTGCAATAAACAAACTTACCCTTGTTCTCACCTTGCAAGACAACGGAAATGGTTGAATCCTCTATGACATAACTTTCCATGATTACCAGATTCTCACCAAAGCAAAGGTTGTCGGTCTGAGTATCCAATCCGACAAACCATACATCTTCAGAGTCATTATCCAAACTTTTGAATGAATATAAAAAACTCAGAAGGTCTGAATCCAGCCTAGTCAGACAATCCACCGCCTGCTTCTTTTCTTTTTCAGCAGAATTAACTGACACAGAGGGTTCCAACACCCAACCATGTTTAGTGAGTGTATCCAAATAGCGCTTCAAAAAAATCTCCTTTTCTTCTTTAGTCTGAGGTAAAGGGATACGTTCTAAAGGTTTTGAAGTGTTAGTGTGACCAAATATCTTTTTAAACAAACTAATCATAATTCAATTATTTACCATTTACCAAACAACGTTATTAATCTCTATCCAACAAACAAATCAGGGGGACCTGTCCCGCTGATCTTGTTTTAAGTACCTTGGATACGAAGTCTTCGTACTTTCTCTATCAGTCCTTCTGGAAAACCTTCAACTGTTTTTATACGTGACTTGTGGATATATCCAACACTCTGCGTGGACTTTTGAAAATATACCGGATACCAGTCTGTTTCAGGCATTAACGTGAAGAAGAAAATTTCATTGGTCGAAATCTTTGCAACTATTTCCGAGTTCTTATTCGGCTCTTTTCGAATATTCACATATCCATC from the Prevotella sp. E15-22 genome contains:
- a CDS encoding STM3941 family protein, which encodes MQEIKIYHSVWRTLLLLLCGAAFTYASVMILMDSRTNFFMNIIAVIGVVFFGLGSLFMLIMVVRERLAHQPFMTITDKSVIVRGTKAFVVNFSDVQSFKMIHVGSQKFVAIHYKPNVEVQKMEDASFLGRMVRRINMGVGDAQEHLGTTGMSMKIEELFSILNDRLKQA
- a CDS encoding tetratricopeptide repeat protein, with the protein product MKELVTLIKHKEFAKAKRLLKKALQTEPDNVYLLTQMANVLWNLGKDEEALTFAMKAKEIDSDYPLMLFTLGKILWSLEDNSASIEVWDKLLCADITSVADKGWGIKWAQSVMNDARFYKAICLDSLDRMAEAKEEMEKHLACRRKGLESDFTLKETKEFLLRLTYCTIPDSSSEDDDIGWVPPKQWNRINRMLAKKKSDEQALVSYLKRKSREFPREYYLKTLLTEHLADMKRYAESLRYAEEAYEQEPADMLVAYDYANALYHNGKYDDAIKIISIVIQTDVNIIAYGDHGEGLRWAKTLQRDAKEVLEVCMKEKGA
- a CDS encoding RNA-binding domain-containing protein, encoding MKTIEEIQARKESQTFDCKSIQIDPKALAIPIVAMANADGGVLAIGVSDKTRRVEGIDGNEERLNELLRVPFDFCNPSVKVKCEYLPCTDHSGKENRILLMHIPASSQLHTNQADECFMRVGDKSKKLSFDERMQLLYDKGERYYEDKDVYGATMDDIDMNLVNDYMSVIGYGKSGMEFLRENNDFVAEIDGQQKISTACILLFGKNPQRFFPRARTRFIRYEGKEEKVGREMNVVKDVTFEGAILQQVRSTIDYLETQVREHSFLGEHGQFVTRRNYSKYAIQEMVVNSCCHRAYNIKGTEIQIKMFDDRIVFETPGDLPGLVRPDNIRHTHFSRNPKIAQYLKAYKYVKEFGEGIDRICNELETKGCAIPSFHADAFILKTTLMAEWTSENEFDRPSAAQVPPKYRPSTAQVEKLISVMSSEYIGVQEIMNLCGIVRRKTIQDSYITPALADGSIERKYPNQPKRPDQKYRLTDLAMEWKKSDGRL
- a CDS encoding LL-diaminopimelate aminotransferase — protein: MALVNEHFLKLPNNYLFADIAKKVNAFKVMHPKADVISLGIGDVTQPLCPAVVEAMHKAADEMATAKGFRGYGPEQGYDFLREAILKNDFLPRGIHLDIDEIFVNDGAKSDTGNIQELIRWDNSIGVTDPIYPVYIDSNVMIGRAGTVEDGKWSNVIYMPCNAENGFVPEIPKRRVDVIYLCYPNNPTGMVITREELRKWVNYALKNDALIFFDAAYQAYIQDDKIPHSIYEIRGARKCAIEFHSYSKTAGFTGIRCGYTVVPKDLTAATLTGERIALNPLWYRRQCTKFNGTSYISQRAAEAIYTPEGKEQVKATIDYYMQNAKKMLSTLRSLGFECYGGENAPYIWMRTPDTFQKEVGGMAPTSSWKFFENLLYGANVVCTPGVGFGPAGEGYVRFTAFGSHEKTEEALDRIASWSKQK
- the asnB gene encoding asparagine synthase B; the protein is MCGIVAILNVKEQTHELREQALKMSQKIRHRGPDWSGIYSGGSAILAHERLSIVDPESGGQPLFSPDKKQVLAVNGEIYNHQDIRRRYAGQYEFQTGSDCEVILALYREKGVDFLEDLSGIFAFVLYDEETDEFLIARDPIGVIPLYIGCDADGKVYVASELKALEGQCEHYEPFLPGHYYWSADPGMKRYYKRDWFKYEAVKDNPASVEAVHDALEDAVKRQLMSDVPYGVLLSGGLDSSVISAIAEKYSEMRIEDDSKTKAYWPRLHSFAVGLKGAPDLAKAKLVADHIGTVHHEINYTIQEGLDAIRDVIYFIETYDVTTVRASTPMYLLARVIKSMGIKMVLSGEGADEIFGGYLYFHKAPSAKEFHEETVRKLSKLYMYDCLRANKSLSAWGVEGRVPFLDKEFLDVAMRTNPTAKMCGPKKSGDSGESGFEIEKKIVREAFTDMLPEEVAWRQKEQFSDGVGYSWIDTLKQITSEAVTDEQMAHAAKRFPINPPKNKEEYYYRSIFAEHFPSDSAAMSVPSEASVACSTAIALEWDAAFKNMNDPSGRAVKGVHEQAY
- the dapF gene encoding diaminopimelate epimerase, coding for MSRIPFTKMHGCGNDYIYINVSQHPIDDPKTAAIKWSDRHKGIGSDGLVLIGKSAVPEADFTMRIFNADGSEALMCGNASRCIGKYVYERGLTTKTEIRLLTLSGIKVLSLHVNGNIVESVTVDMGEPAFDVPTQFVDSRGMDKGTFVSMGNPHYVIFTENVDQVGETGHSLEYHPAFPQRCNIELARIEEDGTIRTRVWERGSGITQACGTGACATAAAAVLTGKAGRTSQIAMDGGVLSIEWRERDNHIYMTGPATFVFDGEIE